In the genome of Anabaena cylindrica PCC 7122, the window CTAGGTCGGTCGAGATTGGTTGAAAACTTTCAAAGTATTATTATTGGTTTGGTGAGACTGAATTAAATTGGAAAAGAGTCAGCAACTGACAGTTAGTCAGACTGCTGGATAAAAACCAGCCAGAACCTTGAAAACTGCATAGTAACGCGAATTAGCAGGCAGACGAAACTGAGTACTGAGGAAAGAGTACCGAGTGATGAGTTTTTAACTCATTGTAGAGTAGGAAAGAAACAGGAAAGCAGAAAAGTTTGCGAGTCGAAAAAATGTAATGAAGTGGTCAAGCTAATAAGGGCTAATGGTGGATACCTAGGCACACAGAGGCGAAGAAGGACGTGGTTACCGACGAAATGCTCCGGGGAGTTGGAAGCAAACTATGAGCCGGAGATATCCGAATGGGGCAACCCTATGTACTACCTGCTGAATATATAGGCAGGAAAGAGCCAACCCAGCGAATTGAAACATCTTAGTAGCTGGAGGAAGAGAAATCAAATAGAGATTCCCTAAGTAGTGGTGAGCGAAAGGGGAAGAGCCTAAACCAAAGGGTTTACCTTTTGGGGTAGTGGGACAGCGAGATCGAATCTGGAGGCTAGACGAAGCAGCTAAATACTGCACCAGAGGGGGTGAAAGTCCTGTAGTCGAAAGTCAAAGGATAGTAGCTGAATCCCGAGTAGCATGGGGCACGAGGAATCCCATGTGAATCAGCGAGGACCACCTCGTAAGGCTAAATACTACTGTGTGACCGATAGTGAACCAGTACCGCGAGGGAAAGGTGAAAAGAACCCCGGAAGGGGAGTGAAATAGAACATGAAACCATTAGCTTACAAGCAGTGGGAGTCCGATTAAACGGATGACCGCGTGCCTGTTGAAGAATGAGCCGGCGACTTATAGGCACTGGTAGGTTAAAGCGAGAATGCTGGAGCCAAAGGGAAACCGAGTCTGAAGAGGGCGATAATCAGTGTTTATAGACCCGAACCCTGGTGATCTAACCATGGCCAGGATGAAGCTTGGGTAACACCAAGTGGAGGTCCGAACCGACTGATGTTGAAAAATCAGCGGATGAGCTGTGGTTAGGGGTGAAATGCCAATCGAACCAGGAGCTAGCTGGTTCTCCCCGAAATGTGTTTAGGCGCAGCGGTAATGATTATATCTGGGGGGTAAAGCACTGTTTCGGTGCGGGCTGGGAGACCGGTACCAAATCGAGACAAACTCTGAATACCCAGAGCACACATTGCCAGTGAGACAGTGGGGGATAAGCTTCATTGTCAAGAGGGAAACAGCCCAGACCACCAGCTAAGGTCCCCAAATCATCGCTAAGTGATAAAGGAGGTGGGAGTGCACAGACAACTAGGAGGTTTGCCTAGAAGCAGCCAACCTTAAAAGAGTGCGTAATAGCTCACTAGTCAAGCGCTCCTGCGCCGAAAATGAACGGGGCTAAGCGATGTACCGAAGCTGTGGACTTAGATATTGTCTAAGTGGTAGGGGAGCGTTCCGTCGTAGGTAGAAGCAGTAGCGGCAAGCAGCTGTGGACGAAACGGAAGTGAGAATGTCGGCTTGAGTAGCGCAAATGTATGTGAGAATCATACACCCCGAAACCCTAAGGGTTCCAGAGCCAGGTTCGTCCACTCTGGGTTAGTCGGGACCTAAGGCGAGGCCGAACGGCGTAGTCGATGGACACAGGGTCAATAATCCCTGACTATGATGTGGGAGCATGACAAGGGACGCATGAAAGATAGCCATACCCTGATTGGTTTGGGAGGAGTTTACGAACTCCGCATGGTGATGCGATTGTGCCAAGAAAAGCTGGTCATGTGATGAAGACATCATACCCGTACCCGAAACCGACACAGGTAGGGAGGTTGAGTATACCAAGGGGCGCGAGATAACTCTCTCTAAGGAACTCGGCAAAATGGCCCCGTAACTTCGGAAGAAGGGGTGCCCACCTAAGAAGTGGGTCGCAGTGAAGAGATCCAGGCGACTGTTTACCAAAAACACAGGTCTCCGCAAACTCGTAAGAGGACGTATGGGGGCTGACGCCTGCCCAGTGCCGGAAGGTTAAGGAAGTTGGTCAGCGAAAGTGAAGCTAGCGACCGAAGCCCCGGTGAACGGCGGCCGTAACTATAACGGTCCTAAGGTAGCGAAATTCCTTGTCGGGTAAGTTCCGACCCGCACGAAAGGCGTAACGATCTGGATGGTGTCTCAGAGAGAGACTCGGCGAAATAGGAATGTCTGTGAAGATACGGACTGCCTGCACCTGGACAGAAAGACCCTATGAAGCTTTACTGTAGCCTGGAATTGTGTTCGGGCTTCGCTTGCGCAGGATAGGTGGGAAGCGAAGAAGTATTCCTTGTGGGGAATATGGAGCTAACGGTGAGATACCACTCTGGCGAAGCTAGAATTCTAACCCATGACCGTAAGCCGGTCAGGGAACAGTTTCAGGTGGGCAGTTTGACTGGGGCGGTCGCCTCCTAAAAGGTAACGGAGGCGCGCAAAGGTTCCCTCAGCACGCTTGGAAACCGTGCGACGAGTGTAAAGGCATAAAGGGAGCTTGACTGCAAGACCGACAAGTCGAGCAGGTACGAAAGTAGGCCTTAGTGATCCGACGGCGCAGAGTGGAATGGCCGTCGCTCAACGGATAAAAGTTACTCTAGGGATAACAGGCTGATCTCCCCCAAGAGTCCACATCGACGGGGAGGTTTGGCACCTCGATGTCGGCTCATCGCAACCTGGGGCGGAAGTACGTCCCAAGGGTTGGGCTGTTCGCCCATTAAAGCGGTACGTGAGCTGGGTTCAGAACGTCGTGAGACAGTTCGGTCCATATCCGGTGCAGGCGCAAGAGCATTGAGAGGAGCCTTCCTTAGTACGAGAGGACCGGGAAGGACGCACCGCTGGTGTACCAGTTATCGTACCAACGGTAAACGCTGGGTAGCCAAGTGCGGAGCGGATAACCGCTGAAAGCATCTAAGTGGGAAGCCCACCTCAAGATGAGTGCTCTCACTACTAATAGTAGGTAAGGTCACGGGCAGAACACCCGTTCATAGGCTCTAAGTGGAAGTACAGCAATGTATGTAGCTGAGGAGTACTAATAGACCGAGGGCTTGACCTCTTAAATCATTACTTTTTTAATTCGCGTTACTTGCAGTCTTCAGGGTTTTGTTACCCAACAATTTTTCCTGGTGTCTATTGCGCGGTGGAACCACTCTGACCCCTTCCCGAACTCAGATGTGAAACGCTGCTGCGGCGACGATAGTTTGGGGGTTGCCCCACGCCAAAATAGCTCGATGCCAGGTCTATCAATTTCAAAATCCCCCCTCAAATGTGTTGAAGGGGGATTTTGTTTTTTAATATTATGCTTTAATTTTAATTAAAGTGATGAAACATAATACTATGTATTATTATGACGACTTTTGTCTAACTAGGGCTTGATGAATAAAGCCGAAATCGTTTATTGATAAGGGTTTCGCGAATTTTTATCACAATAAAGTGCAAGGTTCTAGCTGATGGTGTCTCAAAACAGGTGCATTTTTCCTGGTCGAATCTGGGAAACTGAGGATATGAAAATGCCTGAAATTGTTCCCTATTCCCTATTCCCTGCCCTCATAGATCACTTTTTCAGCAAACCCTAACTATAGATAATTATTAGACAACTATCGCATTAGTAACTACAAAATATAATACAAAAAAGTCTGACTCAAGATAAGAGAATTCAATGATGACTTTGCATCTAACTTAGGGGATAATTTTGTGCAAAAGTTATGCTCAAGATCAACCAACTTATCTCAAATTCATGGATTCTTTATCTATCAATTCTCTACTTGAAGACTTAAAAAATTCTGATGCTAACGTCCGCAAGCAAGCAACCCGCCAAATTTGGCGGTTTTGGTTTCAGCAAAAGGGAGTGTATGGACTAGAAAAAATTGACCATAGCCAAAGGCTTATTGATGCAGGGCAACTCGCAAGTGCTGAGGAATTACTAACTAGACTCATTCAAGCACAACCGGATTTTGCTGAAGCTTGGAATAGACGAGCTTTTTTATATTACAGTATGGGTCATTATCCGAAATCTCTAGTGGACTGTCAGATGGTTATTCAACTAAATCCAGTACATTTTGGCGCAATTCATGGCATGGGTTTATGTTATGCAGCACAGGGAAAGTATAGTGAAGCTATCCAAGCTTTTCAAAAAGCATTGAAAATTCAGCCTTATTCGTTAGTTAATCAAAAATTGATTCTCGAATGTACACTCAAACTCAGTTAAACATAAGAAATAGAACTTAACAAAGCAAATTAAAGTATTAAAGAAGATGCAAAGGAACGCTAATAATCTTTTATGTGCGAACCTCTGTGCGTCTTGGTGTGAAAAAATCGCACTCACGTTAAAATTACAACTTAAAATTGCAGACGTTAGGAATAGTAGGGTATGGCGAAAATAACTATCTAGTGAAAAAGCTTACAAAGCTTATTAAACGAGCTTTATTTACGCCGTGCTGTATTAGTGGTGGTGATAGGGCAGTTTTCTGGTTATGGTAGTTAATCTTTACCAACATTCAAAGATTTTCCAAGTAACTCAAAAGGTCTGCCATTTCTTGGACACTAGGCTGAAATTTTGGCATGGGAGGTGTGTCACCACTAATCACTTGGTGAATCAACCCATATCGAGATTTACGCTTGGAGACGGCTTGTAAGCTGGGTCCTACTAGTCCATCTGCTGCTAAACCGTGACACCCAGAACAGTTAATTTGAAAGATGGCCTTTCCCTGTACTGGGTTTCCTGTTAGTGAGACAACATTCTTGATGTAGGGATCGGAGCCTTGAGCTATGTGAACACCAAGAAGGGTGAAAGGGATTGCTATGAGTACGGCTAAAGCCGATAAAGCGATCCATTGAATTAACGTTTCAGGTTTGGTAAGCTGGTTATCCAAAAGGTTTGCTTTTACATTCTAGGTGTACAAGAAACTTTATCATTTCCTACACATAGCTTAAAAGTTCTTGATTGTGTCTGCAAGCACAAATAAAAATTTTTATCTAGATTTATAGTCTAAAAATATTGTATGGCAATGGATTGATGCCAGATTTGGTAAAATCAAAAACAGGAACTGAATGTTGAATAATTGCAAAGAGGAGATTTACAGTGGTTGAACCCCTGCTATCAGGTATTGTACTCGGTCTGATTTTCGTTACCCTCAGCGGACTATTTTACGCTGCCTATAAGCAATATAAGCGCCCCAACGAGCTAGGAGGGTGATTAAGTTCTGAGTGTTGAGTGGTGGGGAATAGGAGAAAATTTTATATTATCAATATATTTCTCTCCTCACTACTCGACCTGCTCTAATGCCACGGTGCTGTAGAAAGTTAATGCTGTGTTTCCATAAACTTTGTGGTGGCAGATTTCCCAATTCAAGATTTCTGGGGGTGTAAAATTTTTGGGTTTATGTTCTACTGCTATTTCTCCGTAAGGCTCTAAAAGCTGATAATCTGCGATCGCTCTTAACACAGGTTCATATAAACCACTGGCATAAGGTGGATCAAAATATATTCTGTCAAATTTTTGACCTGATAATTTTTTTAACTGCTGGAGGATATTTCCTCGCAATATTTGAAATTTTTGCTCGTTATGAGCTACTTGCTGCCAATTTTGTTGAATAATCGTACAAGCTCGACTAGATTGCTCAATTCCTATTACTAAGCTGGCTCCTCTACATAAAGCTTCTGCGCCCATTGAACCACTACCGGCGCACAAATCCAACCAGCAACAACCATCAATTTTTCCTTGCCAAATATTAAAAACTGCCTCCCTTACTCGCGCACTGGTAGGTCTGGTTTCTTGCCCTGGCAAAGTTTTTAGCAGCCGATTCCCGTAAATTCTCAGACTCATTAATTAGTCATTAGTTATTGGTCAACTGACAACTGACAAAATTGCAAATTTTTATTAAGCAGGAATTTTTTCGCGGACTTGAGCCACAAAATTAGACAAAACTTGCAATCCTATATTAGAGGATTTTTCGGGGTGGAATTGGACTGCCATGAGGTTTTCATGAGCGATCGCAGCTGTGATAGTTTGACTACCATGAGTAACTGTTGCTGCTCTAACTTGTGGTTCAGTTGGGTCAACATAGTAGGAGTGGACAAAATAAACCCAAGGTTGGGAAGGTAAATGCTCCCACAAAATACTTTTAGACTGAGTAAGTTGCAGCTGATTCCAACCCATATGGGGAATAGTAATACCTGCTTCTGAGCGAAATCGGCGGACTTTTCCGCGCACAATTCCTAGTCCGGGTTGAGTACCTTCCTCACTGGATTCAAACAGAATTTGCAGTCCTAGACAAATACCTAAGAAAGGTTTACCAGATGCGATTACATCTTTAATAGGTTGTTCTAAACCACGAGAGCGCAGGTGTTGCACCGCAGGATCAAATGCTCCCACTCCTGGCAAAACTATTGCATCTGCTTGTTCTAACTCCTTGGCAGAATAAGTTACTTTAGGAGTTGCCCCAGCTTTTTCTAAACCTTTGCAAACTGAGTGCAAATTTCCCATATCGTAATCTACGACTGCAATCACTGGCATTTACCTGCTCCTTGTAAATTTATTAGGGAGGGCATTTATTTATATTCTAATTCTAAATAATATTTATTATGCAGAAAAAAATACTATTAACTTCTTTTGACACTTGGTTGAGTGAACAACAGTCTAATTCTTCTGATGATTTGTTACTCGAACTAGCCAAAATGGCTTGTGTCTCCCATGATTTAAATTTTTTGCGACGACTACCTGTAAATGTTCAGCTTGCCAGTTCTCGCGTCATTGCCAAAATCAATGAACTCAAACCTGATTACGTTATCTGTTGTGGCATGGCAGCAAGTCGTAAACAATTAAGTATCGAAGTCTTGGCTCGTATCTTATCTTTACAGTCTACGGATATCTCATCTCTAGATTGTGCAGAAAGTTTTTGGCAAACAACTTTGCAAACTACTGTTAATGTTGAACAATTAGTGGACGGAACAGAAGTTGAGATTAGTTACGACTGTGGTAAGTTCGTCTGTGAATCACTTTATTATTCAGTCTTGGACTATGTGAGTCAATCTCAAATCCCGATTCCTTGCATCTTTGTTCATGTGCCGATTTTGAATCAAGAAAATTTGCACAGCATGATTGCTAACTTTGTTTTAATTCTTAACAAACTGGCACTTGTATAAGGTTATCAGCGTCTCTTAAGAAAAATTTTCTTCTGTATTATGTTGCCACTATTATTCGGTTTGACCCTTGCTCAAGCAACTCCTGCTACACCACCACCGGAAGAAGTGGTACAACCACAAGAAGTTCGTCCTTTACCAGGACAGTTAGATAATGTGCCAGTATTTAATAGCAATAGTCCAGAATTGGTATTAAAAGAAGGAATTTTACTTTCTACCTTTCCAGTAAATGGGAAAAAAGTACCAACGGCACATTTAAATTTTCCATTTCGAGGACGGTTTGATATTTTTGCTCATCATGTTGCTAAAGCAGAACCACCAGAAAATTTACGTTCTCTTTACCTGGGAATAATGTTGCATAACCCTGGTTCTCAAGAGGTGAAAGTCAGTATATTGCAGGGAGCAAGTTATTTAAGTCAACCAGATGCACCTTTTATTCAGTTAAATTCTTTTATTCCCAATAATTCGGGTACAGTTTTTGCAGGGCCAGGTAGTCGGGTGATGTCTGATGTGTTGAGAGGAAGGAGACAAGCAATTTTTCCGGCTCAAATTGTTATTCCTCCTGGGAAAAGTCAGATGTTATTAAATCTACCAATTCCCGTAGCAGAATTGACACCACCAATCAATGGTCGATCTACATTTATGCGTTTGTGGAGTAATGGTACTGTTTACGCAGCTAGTTTAGCTATGTTTGCACCTACAAATGCTGATGGTAGCGAACGTGCACCAAATTTGGCAGAGTGGCAAAATATATTAGATAATGGTGAATTATCTACACCTAGAGATAAAACCCCAACTCCATTGGAAGAAACTGGTAAGCCGAGGATATATGGTAGGGTAGCAGGTGTAGCGAGTGGTTCTCAATGGCGATCGCTCTTAGTAGATAATCCTACAACTAAATATTTAACAATTCCCCAAGCTGGTCAAGCTTTTTCCTATGCTTTAAGTACATTGCATGGTGGTACTTTTGGTACTGGACAAATTCAAAGCGCACCGATGTCAGTTCGTTATCCTGATACAGCCTATCGCGCTCATGGTAACTATGGGATTCAATATAGTCTCAGGTTGCCTCTACTCAACAATACGCAAACTCAACAAAAAGTAAGTATATCTCTGCAAACTCCACTCAAAGAAGATCAGTTAACTAAATCAGGACTACGCTTTTTTACAACACCAGCGCGTCAAGTTTTCTTCCGGGGAACAGTGCGGGTACGTTATCAAGATGAGCAAGGTAAGCGAAAAACTGAGTTTGTACATTTAGTGCAAACAAGAGGACAAGCAGGAGAACCGTTGGTTTCATTAAATATGAAAGCAGGTGATTCTTCTTTGGTGGAAGTAGATTTTCTTTACCCACCTGATGCTTCACCACCACAGGTTTTAACCGTATCAACTCAGAAATAACCAAAAAGAGCAGTCTGAATCAGGATGCTCAAGATTAAAGGATTTTCAGGATGAAAAGATTTTTATGATCTAAATCAAGAACATGATCACTAACAAGCATCTTGTAAATCCTGATTCAGACATTAATAAAATGACCTAAAAGATAGACGATGACAGCTTATTCAAAAAGAAGCATTTGATGGGTTTCGCTTTTGCTCTACCCATCCTACAGAATAAAGTATCCTGTTTGCTACTAACTTTGCGTTTGGGGAACTTGATTGACTTGATTCATTTCTGCAATCATCTTTTCTTTATTGCGTCTGCGGATTTTGGCATACATCTGAATACTCACAGCCATGAAAATAACTAAACCAAAAATCAGCCAAGCAGTGATATCTGTAGGTAGGTTATTCTTGAATATAGCCAACATGACAATCACAACTAGTAATAGTGTCGGTGCTTCATTTAAAGCCCGCAAATGTTGTCCACTCCACTTACATTCATCTGCGGCTAATTGTTTCATTAACCTACCGCAGTAGTGATGATAGATAAGTAAAATACCCACAAACCCTAATTTTAAATGTAACCAAGTTTCTTTTAATAAATCTGGGTTGGTGGAGAGGATACCAATAGCCATTGCTACCGTTACTATCATTCCTGGGACGGTGATGATATGGTAGAGACGCTTTTCCATAATTTGATACTGGTTTTTCAGTATCGTCTTTGCGGGTTCTGGTTCTTGGTTCGCTTCAACGTGGTAGATGAAAAGACGCACTAGGTAAAATAAGCCAGCAAACCAAACTACAAAGCCTATAATGTGAAATGCTTTAAACCAGGAATAAGCCATGAATTGTAACCTGCCTTAATGAATTTACAGATGATTACATTTACTCTCATTATCAGGTTACGGCAATTATTGACAAGGATGTAGATTAGGTTAAGAACTGTAAATACTTTGTCATGATAGCAATAATTACAATAATCACTCTGTCATTCTGAACGGAGTGAAGAATCTTCGAGATGCTTCGTTACTCGGCATGACAATTATCTCTTTATCATAATGGCAATAACCGCTTTGTCATTCTGAACGGAGTGAAGAATCTTCGAGATGCTTCGTTACTCAGCATGACAATTATCTCTTTATCATAATGGCAATAACCGCTTTGTCATTCTGAACGGAGTGAAGAATCTTCGAGATGCTTCGTTCCTCAGCATGACAATTATCTTTTTATCATGATGGCAATAATCACTCTGTCATTCTGAACGGAGTGAAGAATCTTCGAGATGCTTCGTTCCTCAGCATGACAATTATCTCTTTATCATGATGGCAATAACCGCTTTGTCATTCTGTACGAAGTGAGGAATCTCTGAGATGCTTCGTTCCTCAGCATGACAGTTATCTCTTTATCATAATGGCAATAACCGCTTTGTCATTCTGTACGAAGTGAAGAATCTCTGAGATACTTCGTTCCTCAGCATGACAGTTATCTCTTTATCATAATGGCAATAACCGCTTTGTCATTCTGTACGAAGTGAAGAATCTCTGAGATACTTCGTTCCTCAGCATGACAGTTATCTCTTTATCATAATGGCAATAACCGCTTTGTCATTCTGTACGAAGTGAAGAATCTTCGAGATGCTTCGTTCCTCAGCATGACAATTATCTCTTTATCATAATGGCAATAACCGCTTTGTCATTCTGTACGAAGTGAAGAATCTCTGAGATGCTTCGTTCCTCAGCATGACAGTTATCTCTTTATCATAATGGCAATAACCGCTTTGTCATTCTGTACGAAGTGAAGAATCTCTGAGATGCTTCGTTCCTCAGCATGACAATTATCTCTTTATCATAATGGCAATAACCGCTTTGTCATTCTGTACGAAGTGAAGAATCTCTGAGATGCTTCGTTCCTCAGCATGACAGTTATCTCTTACGTAAAGCGGTTTTACAAATCTATTTTACAGGAATTTACTCTGCATACCATTCAATACTCAAGTCTTGCCAATTAGGATTTATAGATTCAATTAATAATATTTTCGGCTCTTGCATCTCTTTTATGGAGAAAACTAAAAGTATTAAAATTTAATGCCGATAAATTTAAATTATTAAAGTTGGAAACTCTATCCCTGTAAAGGTTTGCAAACTTTTTGATATATGGGAATAAGCATAGGATTACAATCATAATTATCAAATACAAAAGTTTTAGGGATAGTTATGAAATTTAGCGTAGATCAAATCCTCAATCTCCCAGAGATGAAAGTGTTAGATTTTCAAGAACTTGTTGGGGCAGGAATAATTATAACAATAGAGAAAGCTGTCAACTATTCTACTTGTCCAGACTGTGAAAAAACCACCTATAGTATACATCAAAATCATTGGCGGCTAATTCACGATTTATCTTGGAGTGAAAAACCAGTATTGTTAAGAATAAATCGCCGTCAATTCAAATGTAACAAGTGCAAAAAGGTCTTCAGTGAAAAGCTAAATTTTGTAGATAAAAGTAAAGGATATACTAAAAGACTAGCCATAGATATAGTTGCACAAGTATTAGACAGT includes:
- a CDS encoding tetratricopeptide repeat protein, which gives rise to MDSLSINSLLEDLKNSDANVRKQATRQIWRFWFQQKGVYGLEKIDHSQRLIDAGQLASAEELLTRLIQAQPDFAEAWNRRAFLYYSMGHYPKSLVDCQMVIQLNPVHFGAIHGMGLCYAAQGKYSEAIQAFQKALKIQPYSLVNQKLILECTLKLS
- a CDS encoding c-type cytochrome gives rise to the protein MDNQLTKPETLIQWIALSALAVLIAIPFTLLGVHIAQGSDPYIKNVVSLTGNPVQGKAIFQINCSGCHGLAADGLVGPSLQAVSKRKSRYGLIHQVISGDTPPMPKFQPSVQEMADLLSYLENL
- the petG gene encoding cytochrome b6-f complex subunit V; this translates as MVEPLLSGIVLGLIFVTLSGLFYAAYKQYKRPNELGG
- the rsmD gene encoding 16S rRNA (guanine(966)-N(2))-methyltransferase RsmD; its protein translation is MSLRIYGNRLLKTLPGQETRPTSARVREAVFNIWQGKIDGCCWLDLCAGSGSMGAEALCRGASLVIGIEQSSRACTIIQQNWQQVAHNEQKFQILRGNILQQLKKLSGQKFDRIYFDPPYASGLYEPVLRAIADYQLLEPYGEIAVEHKPKNFTPPEILNWEICHHKVYGNTALTFYSTVALEQVE
- the hisH gene encoding imidazole glycerol phosphate synthase subunit HisH, which encodes MPVIAVVDYDMGNLHSVCKGLEKAGATPKVTYSAKELEQADAIVLPGVGAFDPAVQHLRSRGLEQPIKDVIASGKPFLGICLGLQILFESSEEGTQPGLGIVRGKVRRFRSEAGITIPHMGWNQLQLTQSKSILWEHLPSQPWVYFVHSYYVDPTEPQVRAATVTHGSQTITAAIAHENLMAVQFHPEKSSNIGLQVLSNFVAQVREKIPA
- a CDS encoding adenosine deaminase, with the protein product MQKKILLTSFDTWLSEQQSNSSDDLLLELAKMACVSHDLNFLRRLPVNVQLASSRVIAKINELKPDYVICCGMAASRKQLSIEVLARILSLQSTDISSLDCAESFWQTTLQTTVNVEQLVDGTEVEISYDCGKFVCESLYYSVLDYVSQSQIPIPCIFVHVPILNQENLHSMIANFVLILNKLALV
- a CDS encoding DUF3370 domain-containing protein, coding for MLPLLFGLTLAQATPATPPPEEVVQPQEVRPLPGQLDNVPVFNSNSPELVLKEGILLSTFPVNGKKVPTAHLNFPFRGRFDIFAHHVAKAEPPENLRSLYLGIMLHNPGSQEVKVSILQGASYLSQPDAPFIQLNSFIPNNSGTVFAGPGSRVMSDVLRGRRQAIFPAQIVIPPGKSQMLLNLPIPVAELTPPINGRSTFMRLWSNGTVYAASLAMFAPTNADGSERAPNLAEWQNILDNGELSTPRDKTPTPLEETGKPRIYGRVAGVASGSQWRSLLVDNPTTKYLTIPQAGQAFSYALSTLHGGTFGTGQIQSAPMSVRYPDTAYRAHGNYGIQYSLRLPLLNNTQTQQKVSISLQTPLKEDQLTKSGLRFFTTPARQVFFRGTVRVRYQDEQGKRKTEFVHLVQTRGQAGEPLVSLNMKAGDSSLVEVDFLYPPDASPPQVLTVSTQK
- the hemJ gene encoding protoporphyrinogen oxidase HemJ; amino-acid sequence: MAYSWFKAFHIIGFVVWFAGLFYLVRLFIYHVEANQEPEPAKTILKNQYQIMEKRLYHIITVPGMIVTVAMAIGILSTNPDLLKETWLHLKLGFVGILLIYHHYCGRLMKQLAADECKWSGQHLRALNEAPTLLLVVIVMLAIFKNNLPTDITAWLIFGLVIFMAVSIQMYAKIRRRNKEKMIAEMNQVNQVPQTQS